TTTCTCCTTTTGTTTTCACATTTACGCTATACTTACTAGCAAATTTATGCATAAAACGATCCATTCTGCGATTAGACAGTAGCTCGTAATGTAACTTGCCAATCTTTTCTTTTTCCAATTGTGCTATTTTTAATAATTGCCAACTTCCCGATTTATCTTGCGGAGATACGACCGTCAATTCACTTTCGGAGCGCTTAACATATCTAACATTGTTTTCATCACTTTCAATGAGATAGCCATGCTGGTTTCCCATTTTTCGAAGCGAAAGGACATGTTCGTAATTCACTTTATCAATTGCAGGTATTGGAAATCCTACATTTTTTACTTCGTGCCTTTGAATGTTCCACAATGGTACCATGTTCAGGTGTTTCATTTGTTCAAACTCTTGTAAATCAATGGTTATGTTAATAATCTCCGTATCCTCGTTGAAAGTCGGACATTCAACTAACACAACATCAAAAAACTTGTGAGCAAAGGGATGATTGATTGTTTTCCACGGTAACCCATTCATATGAAATATAGGATATAATTTTTCAATTTCATCTAAATACATTGTATTTTTTTGCAAACGCACCTTAACCTCTACAGATCCATCTGTCGTTAATAGTGTTCCTGTAAAAAGTCTTTGTTCTGTAATAAATTGATTAAGTTGCCATGTATCACATTGTAAGAACAAAGTAAGAAGGACTGTTTTTTTATGTTCATTTAGTGAATCGAGCAATGTTGCCGCATCGATTGGCTGCTTATCAAGATCAGATGGGAGCATCGGGAATAAGCAATCATGAATTGGATCGACATCTTCTTTTGCACAAAGTGTGACATAAATATCGTACTTATTTTCCAAATCATCGATTTCATTGAATATCCGTTCCTCTAGCCTTTTATTCATTTCTTCTTGATAGTCTATTAAATTGACAAATACGCCACTAACAATATCTTTTAACAGTTGCCGTTGCTCTAAATTTTCAACTTTACGTAACCGTTCAAACATGAGCTCTTTCATCACGTTACTTTCCTTCTTTCATCATCTCCATATTTGAAGGCTCTTCAGCGCCTGTTGCTTCATCCATCGATGGGGTTGCAGTGTCAGCTGCTTGTCCTTGAGGAACTGGGTTTAATTTATCATTTGCATTCATAATTTTTCGCTCTAGTCCTAAAACCTTTGCAAGTAACTCTGTTTCCTGATAAATTTCCTGAGCCAATGTGTAAGATTCAATCGCTTTCCCGTAATCTAAACGCGCATAGCTTTGGTCTCCACTCTTTTCTAAACCTTCAGCTTGTAATTGTTTCTGAGCCTTCTTTAGTTCAGCTATTTTTTCTTCTGTTTCTTCAATTTTTGTCTTGATTTGCTCTTCACCAGTAAAAGCAACAGCTAGCGCTTTCTTTCTTGCTTTTTGATAGATATCTAAGGCACCATTATAATCTTCAGCCTCAAATCGAAAATCCCCATCCTTGATAGCTTCCACAATTTGTACGATGGAATCCATATTCGCAATTCTTTCTTCAATGACTTCTTTTCCAAAACCTTTTATAAGTTTTCCTTCTTTATTGGCTTTTTCATAATGTTCCATTGCTTCAGAAAATTGCCCTTCTTCAGATGCCTTATCTCCATTTATGATGAGTTGTGTTACTCTTAATTTTTTCGCAAGCAAATTTCTATGTACGGGGTCTTTTAATTTTTTCGCAGCATTTCTACCTTCACTATATTCCAGTAAAGCATCCGCATAATTCCCATCTTGGAAATTCAAGTTTCCTGTCTTTTCATGCTCTTTCATCTCTACTGTTAATTCTGCTAATTTTTTTGCTTGTTTTGCTTGATAGTAAATCGTACTACCCCCAACAATTAATGTTACAATAAGCGCAGCAGCAATCATTTTGATGTATTTCATTTTTTTCTTGTTTGTTTCTTGATAAACTTTATTAGCAAATATCGCTGCCATTGTATAGTTATTGACAACTTTGCGTTGCCTACTTAATAGTACTTCTTCTAATAATTCAGTATATTGCTCCGGATCCTTTATACTTTCCAACGCATCAGCCATTTCAATTTCACTAACTTCTTCCCAAAATCCAGCTGTGCATAGTAGCAACACATCGCCATCCATAAGTTTCATCTTTTTCGAAATATACGGTTGGAAATTTGATGGTTTACCAAGATAATTGAGTAAATTATTTCTTTCTTCATGATGGCTGATATCGAGAGAACGGTTTCTATCATTCACTAGTTCATCTGCTAAACTTTGATCATTGCTTTTATAAGTCACGATGCCATTTCGAAAGTGATAAAGTCGGGAGTTTCCTGCTACGGCATAGATCATTTTAGAGTAATCCGAGACGACCATGATAATGCTTGCTTTTAACCTTACCCTTAAGCTTTGGGCCTGAAGAACAGCTTGGG
This DNA window, taken from Lysinibacillus sp. FSL M8-0337, encodes the following:
- a CDS encoding normocyte-binding protein encodes the protein MKELMFERLRKVENLEQRQLLKDIVSGVFVNLIDYQEEMNKRLEERIFNEIDDLENKYDIYVTLCAKEDVDPIHDCLFPMLPSDLDKQPIDAATLLDSLNEHKKTVLLTLFLQCDTWQLNQFITEQRLFTGTLLTTDGSVEVKVRLQKNTMYLDEIEKLYPIFHMNGLPWKTINHPFAHKFFDVVLVECPTFNEDTEIINITIDLQEFEQMKHLNMVPLWNIQRHEVKNVGFPIPAIDKVNYEHVLSLRKMGNQHGYLIESDENNVRYVKRSESELTVVSPQDKSGSWQLLKIAQLEKEKIGKLHYELLSNRRMDRFMHKFASKYSVNVKTKGEIIRLVNSFEIAEKLELVDIKIMEAFQGKSFSYAANPFLINMLGEHSNKKTMLLEFKAKEAKNFISNDILSFLVAEVQRQFFEYKCEGTWL
- a CDS encoding serine/threonine protein phosphatase, with translation MRKENSDFKTSFLSEAGSFMQNKDYFAYAELDDVACWVAVKGLDSDQEINSAELAVKGILEKFMEKPSMSRKRIKKYIKNAQAVLQAQSLRVRLKASIIMVVSDYSKMIYAVAGNSRLYHFRNGIVTYKSNDQSLADELVNDRNRSLDISHHEERNNLLNYLGKPSNFQPYISKKMKLMDGDVLLLCTAGFWEEVSEIEMADALESIKDPEQYTELLEEVLLSRQRKVVNNYTMAAIFANKVYQETNKKKMKYIKMIAAALIVTLIVGGSTIYYQAKQAKKLAELTVEMKEHEKTGNLNFQDGNYADALLEYSEGRNAAKKLKDPVHRNLLAKKLRVTQLIINGDKASEEGQFSEAMEHYEKANKEGKLIKGFGKEVIEERIANMDSIVQIVEAIKDGDFRFEAEDYNGALDIYQKARKKALAVAFTGEEQIKTKIEETEEKIAELKKAQKQLQAEGLEKSGDQSYARLDYGKAIESYTLAQEIYQETELLAKVLGLERKIMNANDKLNPVPQGQAADTATPSMDEATGAEEPSNMEMMKEGK